From Hermetia illucens chromosome 6, iHerIll2.2.curated.20191125, whole genome shotgun sequence, one genomic window encodes:
- the LOC119658644 gene encoding calreticulin, with the protein MRRCTVLLMCLAALAAVQCEVYYEENFKDDSWEKEWIYSKHPGKEFGKFVRTAGKFYNDADADKGIQTSEDARFYALSHKFSPFSNKDKPLVIQFSVKHEQNIDCGGGYVKVFDCSLDQTDMHGESPYEIMFGPDICGPGTKKVHVIFSYKGKNHLINKEIRCKDDIYTHFYTLIVKPDNTYEVLIDNEKVESGNLEDDWDFLPPKKIKDPEAKKPEDWDERATIPDPDDKKPEDWDKPEHIPDPDATKPEDWDDEMDGEWEPPMIDNPEYKGEWQPKQIDNPNYKGIWKHPEIDNPEYTADDNLYLRKELCTIGFDLWQVKSGTIFDNVLITDDVDYASKLAGNAKTVQDGEKKMKDAQDEEERKKAAEESKKDDDDDEDKDDEDKDDDDNTGDGEAEEAEHDEL; encoded by the exons ATGCGAAGGTGTACAGTTTTGTTGATGTGCCTAGCGGCCCTTGCAGCCGTACAATGTGAAGTTTACTAcgaggaaaatttcaaagacG ATTCGTGGGAGAAGGAATGGATCTACAGTAAACACCCTGGCAAAGAGTTTGGAAAGTTTGTCAGAACTGCTGGAAAGTTCTATAATGATGCAGATGCAGATAAAG GTATCCAGACCTCTGAAGATGCCCGATTCTACGCACTGTCACACAAATTTTCACCATTCAGCAACAAAGACAAACCACTCGTTATCCAATTCTCTGTGAAACACGAACAGAATATCGACTGTGGCGGCGGTTATGTCAAAGTATTCGATTGTTCTTTGGACCAAACTGACATGCATGGTGAAAGCCCCTATGAAATTATGTTTGGCCCTGATATTTGTGGACCGGGTACCAAGAAAGTTCACGTTATCTTCAGTTACAAGGGCAAAAATCATTTGATCAATAAGGAAATCAGATGCAAAGATGATATCTACACTCACTTCTACACATTGATTGTTAAACCTGACAACACATATGAGGTATTGATTGATAACGAAAAAGTCGAGTCCGGTAATTTGGAAGATGATTGGGACTTTTTGCCACCAAAGAAGATTAAGGATCCAGAAGCTAAGAAACCAGAAGACTGGGATGAAAGG GCTACAATTCCCGACCCAGATGACAAGAAACCTGAAGATTGGGATAAACCAGAACACATCCCGGATCCAGATGCCACCAAGCCTGAAGATTGGGATGACGAAATGGACGGTGAATGGGAACCACCAATGATCGATAATCCAGAATAcaagggtgaatggcaacccaAACAAATTGACAATCCCAACTACAAAGGCATTTGGAAGCATCCCGAAATTGATAATCCTGAATATACCGCAGATGATAACTTGTACTTGCGTAAAGAACTCTGTACCATTGGCTTTGATTTGTGGCAAGTCAAGTCAGGCACTATTTTCGACAATGTCCTCATCACCGACGATGTCGACTACGCTTCCAAACTTGCTGGCAATGCTAAAACAGTCCAGGAcggtgaaaagaaaatgaaagatgCTCAAGatgaggaagaaaggaagaaggcCGCCGAAGAATCAAAGAAGGACGATGATGACGATGAGGACAAGGACGACGAAGATAAAGACGATGACGACAATACCGGCGACGGTGAGGCAGAAGAGGCAGAGCACGATGAACTGTAA